In Magnolia sinica isolate HGM2019 chromosome 12, MsV1, whole genome shotgun sequence, a single genomic region encodes these proteins:
- the LOC131220332 gene encoding probable disease resistance protein At4g27220 produces the protein MDKETEEASLTTLFDSPKPYSMCLKESSPSEDMAHGFFEHIHSILVLNLSHTKIEFLPESISNLKNLQELLFRHCERLKMVPSLAKLKKLRVLDLSHTIIKELPQGMDELVNLRRLDLSYTRNLQTYPGGVLQKLPLLEDLLMFESRCSWTLNLSDGLAGADINEITSATHLANLSIHFVDLPSFIFYVKSRHWQRLKSFRYDIGRVPNCLPLASFRWKYSVQILGCDLIDEKDSLLLPSFTLELVIKNCRGISCLSEMQCISQLWNLKECSVVDCDTMECILMVENNILPDMEELILYNLPNLGTLHRGVPQFDTLSSLKSVTVEHCHSLKYLFAFVLFQHLRNLEYVRLWMCDQIEEIVVEDEGMADRDRSNTITLPRLKELWLGFLGELRSISKMAVVCDSLVTIVVVNCPKLKKLPLSVGNAQHLLAVPATGGQAPTERSWSPDTPPAHEERQQAKSFSFMSVSSSRKRSAWNFNGSDRG, from the exons ATGGATAAAGAAACTGAGGAAGCATCACTCACAACCTTGTTTGATAGTCCTAAACCCTATTCTATGTGCTTGAAAGAAAGCTCTCCATCAGAAGATATGGCACATGGGTTCTTTGAGCACATACACAGTATTTTAGTTCTGAACCTATCTCATACAAAGATAGAGTTCTTACCGGAGTCAATTTCCAACTTGAAGAACCTACAGGAACTACTATTTCGTCACTGTGAGAGACTAAAGATGGTCCCTTCACTAGCAAAGCTCAAAAAACTAAGAGTGCTGGACCTCTCTCATACCATTATCAAAGAATTGCCGCAAGGGATGGATGAGTTGGTTAACCTAAGACGCCTTGACCTCTCTTACACAAGGAATTTGCAAACATATCCAGGTGGGGTGCTGCAGAAGCTCCCTCTACTTGAAGACCTCTTGATGTTTGAGAGCAGATGtagttggacattgaacttgtcAGATGGGTTGGCAGGAGCGGACATCAACGAGATCACAAGTGCCACACACTTGGCTAATCTTTCCATACACTTTGTGGATTTGCCCAGTTTTATTTTCTATGTGAAATCCCGGCATTGGCAAAGGCTGAAAAGCTTCCGTTATGATATAGGGAGGGTGCCGAATTGTCTACCCTTGGCTTCTTTTAGGTGGAAATACAGTGTACAGATCCTCGGCTGTGATCTCATTGATGAAAAGGACTCCCTTCTGCTCCCTTCTTTTACTCTTGAGCTGGTCATTAAGAACTGTCGCGGTATCAGCTGCTTGTCGGAGATGCAATGTATATCACAGTTGTGGAACTTGAAAGAATGTAGCGTGGTTGATTGTGATACGATGGAATGCATTTTGATGGTGGAGAATAACATATTGCCTGATATGGAGGAGTTGATACTTTATAACCTTCCCAATTTAGGAACCCTCCACAGAGGTGTCCCGCAGTTTGATACCCTTTCAAGCCTTAAAAGTGTGACCGTCGAACATTGTCATAGTCTCAAGTATTTATTTGCCTTTGTGTTGTTCCAACATCTCAGAAATCTTGAATATGTTAGACTTTGGATGTGTGATCAGATTGAGGAGATTGTAGTAGAAGATGAAGGGATGGCAGATAGGGACCGCAGTAACACCATCACACTCCCAAGGTTAAAAGAACTATGGTTGGGATTTTTAGGTGAATTGAGAAGCATTTCAAAGATGGCAGTGGTGTGTGATTCTCTTGTCACTATAGTGGTAGTGAACTGTCCGAAACTGAAGAAGCTTCCTCTCTCTGTTGGCAAT GCTCAGCACCTTTTGGCAGTGCCAGCAACAGGTGGCCAAGCACCGACTGAACGAAGCTGGTCCCCAGATACACCGCCGGCCCACGAGGAAAGGCAACAGGCTAAGTCATTCTCCTTCATGTCAGTATCCTCCTCGAGAAAGCGGTCAGCATGGAACTTTAATGGATCGGATCGTGGATGA